A single Gemmatimonadota bacterium DNA region contains:
- a CDS encoding TIM barrel protein — MPQIKIGKGIGDISEQTLRFYRQIGVDAVVMPTRWRTEPGTGERKLVPPTQMGPKGAQGGIWDERELQRIKARIESFDLTPLIAGLGISGRILMGQPGREDDLKIIKTNIEIAGRLGLRALNYSFTALRASEGYAAQRGAGRGGADLRDFDNERIANLPPLNSIGRIGMDEMWDNLTYFLENAIPTAEKAGVQLAAHPNDPPVPEYRGVAQPLGDIAGMQRLIEVIDSPSNCIFYDTGVMTEKGADAVEMIRYFGSRNRIGTVHFRNVKVEIPRFKYIETFHDDGECDMFACVQAFQEVGYNGMIDPDHTPGILGDTPDTRIGWAYAIGQMVAMRNAVEKNK; from the coding sequence ATGCCACAAATCAAAATAGGCAAAGGTATTGGCGATATTTCAGAGCAAACATTGCGCTTTTATCGGCAAATTGGGGTCGATGCGGTAGTAATGCCAACGCGATGGCGTACAGAACCGGGAACGGGCGAACGCAAACTGGTACCGCCAACACAGATGGGGCCAAAAGGTGCGCAAGGAGGAATATGGGACGAACGGGAATTGCAACGCATCAAAGCCAGAATCGAATCATTTGATCTGACACCTCTAATCGCGGGATTGGGTATTTCAGGGCGCATATTAATGGGCCAACCGGGTAGAGAAGACGATCTGAAAATTATAAAAACCAATATCGAAATCGCAGGACGGCTGGGACTTCGAGCATTGAACTACAGTTTCACAGCCCTCAGAGCATCAGAAGGATATGCGGCGCAGCGAGGTGCGGGACGCGGCGGCGCAGATTTGCGGGACTTTGACAACGAGCGGATAGCCAATCTCCCACCTCTCAATTCAATCGGGCGAATTGGAATGGATGAAATGTGGGACAATCTGACCTATTTTTTGGAAAACGCGATCCCAACGGCAGAAAAAGCGGGTGTACAATTGGCCGCACATCCCAATGATCCACCGGTTCCCGAATATCGCGGCGTTGCCCAACCCCTGGGCGACATCGCGGGCATGCAACGGTTGATCGAAGTGATAGACAGCCCATCAAATTGCATTTTTTACGACACGGGCGTAATGACGGAAAAAGGCGCGGATGCCGTCGAGATGATTCGCTATTTTGGATCGCGGAATCGCATTGGAACCGTGCATTTCCGAAATGTGAAAGTGGAAATACCTCGATTTAAGTATATCGAGACCTTTCACGATGACGGCGAATGCGATATGTTTGCCTGCGTTCAGGCATTTCAAGAGGTGGGTTACAACGGCATGATTGACCCCGACCACACGCCGGGCATTCTGGGTGATACACCAGATACGCGCATTGGCTGGGCGTATGCCATTGGTCAAATGGTAGCGATGCGAAATGCCGTGGAAAAAAACAAATAA
- a CDS encoding arylsulfatase, producing the protein MKKPNIIVILVDDMGYSDLGSYGGEIRTPNLDRLSANGLRFTQSYNSARCCPSRASLLTGLYSHQAGIANFTGPDRTAEWGPAYLGRLNNNCVTLAEVLKTEGYSTYGVGKWHVGDQVNPTNRGFDEYYGFIKGHSAPQWDPSYYHRYPETRTPELSFIDDAYYATEAFNDYAVEFIEQAQQKDNPYFLYLAHSAPHFPLHAPAETRDSYLDIYRRGWDVLRRERYVRQQESGLATENWQFTPRSLVPIEENDAIANGYSGKQNPAWEDLSQDRQEDLAYRMAVFAAMIEHIDRGIGRIIDRLEKAGELDNTLILFTSDNGACYEWGPFGFDERSRLGVTHLHTGDELKKIGGSDTYHSVGSAWSCLSNTPLRMYKHYNHEGGNCSPFIAYWPEGIAQPDRWVRTPMHLFDIMPTICEITGAEYPETHNGERIHPQEGTSLVPLFNAQNLPERSLCFDHFEASAIRREKWKLLKGNTRYPNGDWELYDMEIDRCETSDLSTEHPELVKSLEREWTEWAVRVKVHPYHQELAK; encoded by the coding sequence ATGAAAAAACCCAATATCATCGTCATTCTCGTAGATGACATGGGCTATTCGGATCTCGGTTCTTATGGTGGCGAGATCCGAACGCCCAATCTGGATCGCCTATCGGCAAATGGATTGCGATTCACGCAAAGTTACAACTCTGCCCGCTGTTGTCCCTCTCGGGCTTCGCTGCTCACAGGCCTGTATTCCCATCAGGCTGGCATCGCCAATTTTACGGGCCCTGACCGAACCGCCGAATGGGGACCGGCCTATTTGGGACGGTTAAACAACAACTGCGTGACATTGGCCGAAGTCCTAAAAACCGAGGGCTACAGCACGTACGGCGTCGGAAAATGGCACGTTGGCGATCAAGTTAATCCAACAAACCGGGGATTTGACGAATACTACGGATTCATCAAAGGCCACAGCGCACCGCAATGGGATCCGTCTTATTATCATCGCTATCCCGAAACTCGAACACCCGAACTTTCTTTTATCGACGATGCATACTACGCAACAGAAGCATTCAACGATTACGCCGTAGAATTTATCGAACAGGCACAACAAAAAGACAACCCCTATTTCCTCTACCTCGCCCACTCGGCTCCGCATTTCCCCCTACATGCCCCGGCAGAAACCCGCGATTCATATCTCGATATTTACCGCCGAGGTTGGGATGTATTGCGCCGCGAACGCTACGTGCGCCAGCAAGAATCTGGCCTGGCAACGGAAAACTGGCAATTCACACCGCGCTCACTTGTCCCCATCGAAGAAAATGATGCCATCGCAAATGGGTACAGCGGCAAACAGAATCCCGCGTGGGAGGATCTCTCCCAAGACCGACAGGAAGACCTCGCCTACCGCATGGCGGTCTTTGCCGCCATGATCGAACATATCGATCGCGGCATAGGCAGAATTATTGACCGCCTGGAAAAAGCAGGAGAGCTGGACAACACACTCATCCTGTTTACAAGCGACAACGGCGCGTGTTACGAATGGGGACCTTTTGGATTTGACGAACGCAGCAGATTGGGAGTCACCCATCTCCACACGGGTGACGAACTCAAAAAAATCGGCGGGTCGGACACGTATCACTCTGTGGGCAGCGCGTGGTCGTGCCTGAGCAACACACCGCTGCGCATGTACAAACACTACAACCACGAAGGCGGAAATTGCAGCCCCTTCATCGCCTATTGGCCCGAAGGAATTGCACAACCCGACCGCTGGGTTCGCACCCCCATGCACCTGTTTGACATCATGCCGACTATATGCGAAATTACCGGAGCCGAATATCCCGAAACGCACAATGGAGAACGCATTCACCCGCAAGAAGGAACGAGCCTTGTTCCCCTATTCAACGCGCAAAACCTGCCCGAACGCAGCCTGTGCTTCGATCACTTTGAAGCCAGCGCCATACGCAGGGAAAAATGGAAATTGCTGAAAGGCAATACCCGATACCCCAACGGAGATTGGGAACTCTACGACATGGAAATAGACCGCTGTGAAACCAGCGATCTATCAACAGAACATCCCGAATTGGTAAAATCACTCGAGCGAGAATGGACCGAATGGGCCGTGCGGGTTAAGGTACACCCTTACCACCAAGAATTGGCAAAATGA
- a CDS encoding helix-turn-helix domain-containing protein, whose protein sequence is MKKAPSNTSDSLAQLDKLLEHRSRLGACVLLADTDAMTFTSLKQLLKETDGNMGAHLRKLEDMGYVDIDKRFENRKPVTWYSLTEKGRASLTTHLKALQTVIRSAGID, encoded by the coding sequence ATGAAAAAAGCACCGTCTAACACCTCCGATAGTCTTGCCCAACTGGACAAACTACTGGAACACCGGTCTCGGCTCGGCGCCTGTGTACTCCTCGCCGACACCGACGCCATGACCTTTACCAGTTTGAAACAACTGCTAAAAGAAACCGACGGCAACATGGGCGCGCACCTGCGAAAACTGGAAGACATGGGCTATGTCGATATTGACAAGCGATTCGAAAACCGAAAACCAGTCACCTGGTACAGCCTCACGGAAAAAGGCCGCGCGTCTTTAACCACACACTTAAAAGCCCTGCAAACCGTAATCCGCAGTGCCGGCATTGACTAA
- a CDS encoding inositol monophosphatase family protein: protein MADTLREVLDFATDAAWQAGRITLRYFQTGVEVEEKADESPVTAADKGAETKLRELIEARFPDDGIVGEEHEDKKGTSGRRWILDPIDGTKSFVHGVPLYGVMVGVEVEDKPAVGVVHFPALNEMICAARGLGCTWNGRPTQVSDISDIQDATVILTDFVNGHKRGEAINRICSRAKLVRGWGDCYGHMLVATGRAEIMLDPIMSVWDCAALAPILKEAGGTFTTWSGEATIWGNEAVSTNGALFEEVMRLIKG, encoded by the coding sequence ATGGCAGATACACTGCGAGAAGTATTGGATTTTGCAACAGATGCCGCCTGGCAAGCCGGACGCATCACACTGCGATATTTCCAGACCGGAGTCGAAGTAGAGGAAAAGGCGGATGAATCACCTGTAACGGCTGCAGACAAAGGAGCCGAAACAAAATTGAGAGAATTGATAGAAGCGCGCTTTCCCGACGACGGCATTGTGGGAGAAGAGCACGAAGACAAAAAAGGCACAAGTGGGCGGCGATGGATTTTAGACCCTATTGACGGCACAAAATCATTCGTACACGGCGTACCCCTCTACGGGGTAATGGTCGGCGTGGAGGTCGAGGACAAACCCGCCGTTGGCGTCGTTCATTTTCCAGCACTAAATGAAATGATTTGTGCTGCCAGGGGATTGGGCTGCACATGGAATGGTCGCCCCACACAAGTATCTGACATATCGGATATTCAGGACGCGACCGTGATCTTGACCGATTTCGTAAATGGGCATAAGCGAGGTGAAGCCATAAACCGGATTTGCTCACGCGCCAAACTCGTGCGCGGCTGGGGCGATTGTTATGGCCACATGCTCGTCGCAACCGGCCGGGCAGAAATCATGCTCGACCCCATTATGAGCGTATGGGATTGTGCTGCCCTCGCGCCCATCCTGAAAGAAGCGGGCGGCACATTCACAACGTGGAGCGGCGAAGCGACCATCTGGGGCAACGAAGCCGTAAGTACAAACGGGGCGTTATTTGAAGAAGTGATGCGATTGATAAAAGGGTGA
- a CDS encoding TonB-dependent receptor has protein sequence MKHLPTYKTQWAIVLLLLSFAMPAFAQNHAFIQGQVIDETDRPVAYVNVQITGTLDGAITDREGRFAFSTQHMGKCKLHASFIGYEPAQQTLHLTPGDTTTVRLILRLVLIQLDETTVTASTYTTGEDETVTLSPLDVVTTPGASADIFRAFKTFPGVATVDDGAGLFVRGGDVSETVILLGQATVVHPYKYESPTGGVFGTISPFMVQGTVFSTGGFPARYGNALSAVLSMETHNMPAQKSYTLNLGLAAGSLGLNLPLVSDKLGVRFTGNLSFTDLLFRVNRHSRAFTTTPRGHDGNLNLIYQYSPTGRLKFFSFNASDRLGVRVTEPSFDGIYKGSSNSALHNLEWMEVFANWIMETSASLNHHTARKQLGNLDFSPRDLTLKLRTDIERALTTSAFLRLGGEIEHTDNQFVGSIPQGDIFDPQAEIFELDTSYGARRAGAYFEIDFEPARRLVVNLGTRADHHNLSDRFAIDPRVSARYQFTEHTDARLAWGIYHQFPGPSKYNATSGNPNIGPQRAQHRIIGLHHERDQFMMRLEAYHKPYRNLVLDHPDLNLSNDGKGSASGLDLFLKRGDFLSTRFSGWMAYSLLRSRRLQVRHIGSEMHYEEAPSPYDITHNLTLVAKMRLIDDLSGGLTVKYATGRPITPIVGAIPVANQGYYLPIEGPIGSERLPSFRQVDGQLSYLLPFGANHQIVFYMAINNLLNRANVLDYDYSIDYSQRQPRTTTFRRSIYFGATVTLNP, from the coding sequence ATGAAACATCTCCCCACATACAAAACGCAATGGGCAATAGTCCTCCTCCTTCTGTCTTTCGCTATGCCCGCCTTTGCACAGAATCACGCCTTTATTCAGGGCCAGGTAATCGACGAAACAGATCGCCCAGTAGCCTATGTCAACGTGCAAATCACTGGCACGCTCGACGGCGCAATCACCGATCGCGAAGGACGCTTCGCCTTCTCCACACAGCACATGGGCAAATGCAAACTGCACGCATCCTTCATCGGCTATGAACCCGCTCAGCAGACCCTGCATCTAACGCCCGGCGATACCACAACCGTTCGCCTGATCCTGCGCCTCGTCCTCATCCAACTCGACGAGACCACCGTCACGGCAAGCACCTATACCACTGGGGAAGACGAAACCGTAACCCTCTCTCCCCTGGATGTCGTAACAACACCTGGCGCTTCTGCCGATATATTCCGCGCATTCAAAACCTTCCCCGGCGTCGCGACCGTCGATGACGGCGCCGGCCTCTTTGTACGCGGAGGCGACGTAAGCGAAACCGTCATATTGCTCGGACAAGCCACAGTCGTACATCCCTACAAATACGAGTCGCCCACCGGCGGTGTCTTCGGCACCATCTCTCCCTTTATGGTACAGGGCACCGTCTTCTCCACAGGCGGATTTCCCGCGCGCTATGGCAACGCGCTTTCCGCAGTCCTGTCCATGGAAACCCATAACATGCCCGCGCAAAAAAGCTACACGCTCAACCTGGGCCTCGCCGCTGGCTCTCTGGGCCTCAACCTGCCCCTTGTATCCGACAAATTGGGCGTACGCTTCACCGGCAACCTCAGCTTTACCGATCTTTTGTTTCGCGTCAACCGCCACAGCAGAGCGTTCACCACCACGCCGCGCGGACACGACGGCAACCTCAATTTGATCTACCAGTACTCGCCGACCGGACGCCTCAAATTCTTCAGCTTCAACGCGAGCGACCGCCTGGGCGTGCGCGTCACAGAACCCTCTTTTGACGGTATTTACAAAGGCAGTTCCAACAGCGCGTTGCACAACCTCGAGTGGATGGAGGTATTCGCCAATTGGATCATGGAGACCAGCGCCTCGCTCAACCACCACACAGCGCGGAAACAACTGGGCAATCTGGATTTCTCGCCCCGCGACCTGACCCTCAAACTCCGCACAGACATAGAACGCGCCCTCACCACATCTGCGTTCTTGCGCCTGGGCGGCGAAATCGAACACACGGATAATCAATTCGTGGGCAGTATTCCTCAAGGCGATATATTCGACCCCCAGGCAGAGATATTTGAACTCGATACATCCTACGGTGCCCGGCGCGCGGGTGCCTACTTTGAAATCGACTTTGAACCTGCCCGCCGCCTCGTCGTCAATCTCGGCACACGCGCCGACCACCACAATCTAAGCGACCGGTTTGCCATAGACCCGCGCGTATCTGCGCGCTACCAGTTTACCGAACACACAGACGCACGCCTCGCCTGGGGCATCTACCACCAATTTCCCGGCCCGTCCAAATACAACGCCACCAGCGGCAATCCCAATATAGGACCTCAACGCGCCCAGCACAGAATCATCGGCCTGCACCACGAACGCGACCAGTTCATGATGCGCCTGGAGGCATACCACAAACCCTACCGCAACCTCGTACTGGATCATCCCGACCTGAACCTCTCCAACGATGGCAAAGGCAGCGCCTCTGGCTTAGATCTCTTCCTCAAACGCGGCGATTTTCTCAGCACGCGCTTCAGCGGTTGGATGGCCTACAGCCTGCTGAGATCCCGCCGCTTGCAGGTGCGCCACATCGGATCAGAGATGCACTACGAAGAAGCCCCATCGCCTTATGACATCACACACAACCTGACACTCGTCGCAAAAATGCGGCTCATTGACGACCTCAGCGGCGGCCTGACCGTGAAGTATGCCACGGGTCGCCCCATCACCCCAATCGTGGGCGCAATTCCCGTAGCAAACCAGGGCTACTACCTGCCCATCGAAGGCCCCATCGGCTCAGAACGGCTACCGTCCTTTCGGCAAGTAGATGGACAACTGAGCTATTTACTACCCTTTGGCGCAAATCACCAGATCGTCTTCTATATGGCAATCAACAATTTGCTCAACCGCGCCAATGTGCTCGACTACGATTACTCTATAGACTACAGCCAACGCCAGCCTCGCACCACCACCTTTCGCCGATCCATCTACTTCGGTGCCACCGTCACTTTAAACCCATAG
- a CDS encoding ammonium transporter — translation MKRHTYILASLMLVLGLPDLALADGHELNGSDTAWLLTSTALVLFMTIPGLALFYGGLVRAKNVLSVLMQCFALTAILSVVWVIIGYSLAFNTNGMTAGTTNFNSFIGGLGTAFLSGVTADSLSGTIPETVWITFQMTFFIITPALIVGAFAERMKFSAVLLFSVLWGILVYAPICHMTWGGDGSFFGDMGVLDFAGGLVVHINAGVAALVACIVIGKRQGYPDAQILPHSLSLTVVGASMLWVGWFGFNAGSAAGANSDAGMAMLVTQISAAVATSTWMFIEWIKNGKPSILGAVTGTIAGLGAITPASGSVGPIGAIVIGLAAGAICFWASTTLKRKLGYDDSLDVFGVHGVGGIIGTLLCGIFVVKSLGGQGLAEGMTMGSQFTAQLIAVIITIVYCGVVSFILLKIVDAAVGLRVSQEEETGGLDIALHDERGYNY, via the coding sequence ATGAAACGCCACACTTACATCTTAGCAAGCCTCATGCTCGTCTTAGGACTGCCGGACCTCGCGCTTGCCGATGGACACGAACTCAACGGCAGCGACACAGCCTGGCTACTCACCTCAACTGCGCTGGTGCTATTTATGACCATCCCCGGCCTCGCCCTCTTTTACGGCGGCCTCGTACGCGCCAAAAATGTACTCTCCGTCCTCATGCAGTGTTTTGCACTCACCGCAATATTGAGCGTCGTCTGGGTCATCATCGGCTATAGCCTCGCCTTCAACACCAATGGCATGACAGCAGGTACTACCAATTTCAACTCCTTTATCGGTGGTCTGGGCACTGCGTTCTTATCCGGTGTAACAGCCGATAGCTTATCTGGTACAATTCCAGAAACTGTTTGGATCACCTTTCAAATGACCTTCTTCATCATCACACCTGCGCTCATTGTCGGAGCTTTTGCCGAACGCATGAAATTTTCAGCCGTACTCTTATTCTCTGTACTCTGGGGCATTCTTGTTTACGCGCCTATCTGCCACATGACATGGGGTGGTGACGGCTCCTTCTTTGGCGACATGGGCGTACTCGACTTTGCAGGTGGACTTGTTGTACACATCAACGCGGGTGTCGCAGCACTCGTCGCGTGTATTGTCATCGGCAAACGCCAGGGCTATCCCGACGCACAAATATTGCCACACAGCCTCAGCCTTACAGTTGTTGGCGCGTCCATGCTGTGGGTCGGTTGGTTCGGCTTTAATGCCGGAAGTGCTGCTGGTGCCAATAGTGATGCAGGCATGGCCATGCTCGTCACGCAGATATCTGCTGCCGTCGCCACCTCCACCTGGATGTTTATCGAATGGATCAAAAACGGCAAACCCAGTATTTTAGGTGCTGTCACGGGCACCATTGCCGGATTGGGCGCCATTACACCGGCGTCGGGCAGCGTAGGTCCCATAGGTGCAATTGTCATCGGCCTTGCTGCCGGTGCGATTTGCTTTTGGGCATCCACCACACTCAAACGCAAATTGGGCTACGACGACTCCCTCGACGTCTTCGGCGTTCACGGCGTGGGCGGCATTATTGGCACCCTGCTATGTGGTATTTTTGTCGTCAAAAGTCTGGGTGGTCAGGGATTGGCCGAAGGCATGACCATGGGCAGTCAATTCACCGCGCAACTGATAGCGGTCATTATCACCATCGTCTATTGCGGCGTGGTATCCTTCATCCTGCTCAAAATCGTTGACGCCGCCGTTGGCCTGCGCGTCTCGCAAGAAGAAGAAACCGGAGGACTCGATATTGCCCTCCACGACGAACGCGGCTATAATTATTAA
- a CDS encoding alpha/beta hydrolase — protein sequence MESGSGAFNFDRVKVWYHCPQDHLADLPVVFALHGASRNASTYRNTWASHAETHGFLLLAPEFSQVNYPDERTFNLGNVFAEDGTRNAMADWSFQIIEGIFDHVKKRVGLQASSYGFYGHSAGSQFVHRFLYFMPQSYAHIFVAANAGWYTMPTFKQTYPYGLAESGLTVADLKRSLNQRVVVLLGTDDVDVNHPKLRRTPQAMMQGAHRFERGHTFFETAKREAEALNVPFSWQLDTAPNVGHNNAGMAKVGIAYLM from the coding sequence ATGGAATCGGGTTCCGGAGCATTTAATTTTGATCGCGTCAAAGTATGGTATCATTGCCCTCAAGACCATCTTGCCGACCTGCCAGTGGTATTTGCCCTGCACGGTGCCTCGCGCAATGCCAGCACCTATCGCAACACCTGGGCCAGCCATGCCGAAACGCACGGATTTTTATTATTGGCCCCGGAGTTTTCACAGGTAAATTACCCCGATGAAAGGACATTTAACCTGGGCAATGTATTTGCCGAAGATGGAACGCGAAATGCCATGGCCGATTGGTCTTTTCAAATAATTGAAGGCATTTTTGACCACGTCAAAAAACGAGTGGGACTCCAAGCATCGTCCTACGGATTTTATGGGCATTCGGCGGGAAGCCAGTTTGTACACCGATTTTTGTACTTCATGCCTCAGTCATATGCACATATCTTTGTAGCGGCCAACGCTGGATGGTACACCATGCCCACATTCAAACAGACCTATCCCTATGGATTGGCTGAATCGGGGCTGACTGTCGCGGATTTGAAACGATCACTGAACCAGCGGGTTGTGGTACTCCTGGGAACTGATGATGTAGATGTAAACCACCCCAAATTGAGACGCACGCCGCAGGCGATGATGCAGGGCGCACACCGCTTTGAGCGCGGTCATACATTTTTTGAAACGGCAAAACGAGAAGCCGAAGCACTCAATGTGCCATTTAGCTGGCAGTTGGACACAGCACCCAACGTGGGACACAACAATGCTGGAATGGCAAAAGTGGGTATTGCGTATTTGATGTGA
- a CDS encoding D-2-hydroxyacid dehydrogenase: MKIVLHPPVDEDLCQQVRDTAPNAEVVMADGKNVIEAVADAEIIFGNFSSEIVNAAPNLKWIQSTSAGMDKALIPEVANSDITLCNASGVHAVQVAEHAWALTTALTRGLHVSFRHQLDHAWTRPPLADLLEATILIVGFGGIGQYYAQLAQGYDARLIALDIQGGDKPDYVEAIWDMDRLDEGLQIADVVFIAVPYTPETEKLINARTLSLMKNTAFLVNTARGPIVDEAALAEGLKNGEIAGAGLDVFEKEPLSPDSPLWDMENAIITPHAAGGSPNRHNRTIGFFCQNLKRYQAGEPLFNEVDKSLGYPKRERRVK, from the coding sequence ATGAAAATTGTTTTACACCCCCCTGTCGATGAAGACCTTTGCCAACAAGTGCGAGACACGGCTCCCAACGCCGAAGTTGTCATGGCAGATGGCAAAAATGTCATTGAAGCTGTCGCAGATGCCGAAATTATATTTGGAAATTTTTCGTCTGAAATTGTCAATGCAGCCCCCAATCTCAAATGGATTCAATCCACGAGTGCCGGCATGGACAAAGCACTGATCCCCGAAGTCGCCAACAGCGACATCACACTATGCAATGCCAGCGGCGTCCATGCCGTTCAGGTCGCCGAACACGCCTGGGCACTCACCACCGCCCTCACGCGCGGGCTACACGTTTCTTTTCGCCATCAACTCGACCATGCCTGGACGCGTCCACCACTCGCCGACTTATTGGAAGCCACCATTCTCATCGTCGGATTTGGCGGCATTGGTCAATACTATGCACAACTCGCTCAGGGCTATGACGCGCGTCTGATTGCGCTGGATATACAGGGCGGAGACAAACCCGATTACGTCGAAGCGATCTGGGACATGGATCGCCTGGATGAAGGTCTGCAAATAGCAGATGTCGTATTTATCGCCGTACCGTACACACCCGAAACCGAAAAACTCATCAATGCCCGCACCCTGAGCCTGATGAAAAACACCGCCTTTTTGGTCAACACCGCACGCGGTCCCATCGTCGATGAAGCCGCTTTGGCCGAGGGCCTCAAAAACGGCGAAATCGCCGGTGCTGGCCTGGACGTATTTGAAAAAGAACCCCTGTCTCCCGATAGCCCGCTCTGGGACATGGAAAATGCCATTATCACCCCACACGCAGCCGGTGGCTCTCCCAATCGACACAACCGAACCATTGGATTCTTCTGCCAAAACCTGAAACGCTACCAGGCTGGCGAGCCGCTCTTTAACGAAGTTGACAAATCCCTCGGATATCCAAAACGAGAACGGCGCGTCAAATGA
- a CDS encoding nucleotidyltransferase family protein, whose product MGLSRQISRFVKKCPSFYLSTRRWSQDSVKAIILAAGYATRLYPLTKKFPKPLLKVGGKTILDYLLEQIKAIADIDGVYVVTNRRFYGHFADWARANRAIQTEILDDGTTSNDNRLGAVGDIQFAIEARNIADDVLVLAADNILLFSLSKLVNIFKSNPVSHIAVRHNPDYDDRKRRGNVRLDKDNRVLQFIEKPDRPISEWSASPVYIYPASILSRFKEYIANGGNPDAPGHFLEWLHICETVYAYDIEGGVLDIGNRESLAEARAFFQSKDR is encoded by the coding sequence ATCGGCTTATCGCGCCAAATATCCCGATTTGTCAAAAAATGCCCCAGTTTTTATTTGTCAACCCGACGATGGAGTCAGGATTCTGTGAAAGCTATTATTCTCGCGGCGGGATACGCCACGCGGCTGTATCCTCTTACAAAAAAATTTCCCAAGCCTCTGCTCAAAGTGGGGGGCAAGACGATTCTCGATTACCTGCTTGAACAGATTAAAGCTATTGCAGATATCGATGGTGTTTATGTGGTGACCAATCGCCGATTTTATGGGCACTTTGCCGACTGGGCGCGTGCAAATAGAGCGATACAGACTGAGATACTCGACGATGGTACGACTTCCAATGACAATCGTTTGGGTGCTGTGGGCGATATCCAGTTTGCTATTGAAGCGCGCAATATTGCCGATGATGTTCTCGTTCTCGCCGCGGATAATATTCTGCTGTTTTCTCTCTCCAAATTGGTCAATATATTTAAATCCAATCCCGTCTCCCATATTGCCGTGCGCCACAATCCCGATTACGATGATCGCAAGCGCAGGGGCAATGTCCGGTTAGACAAAGATAATCGCGTTTTGCAATTTATTGAAAAACCCGATAGACCCATTTCCGAGTGGTCGGCATCACCCGTTTATATTTACCCGGCATCGATACTGTCCCGTTTTAAGGAATATATCGCCAACGGAGGCAATCCCGACGCGCCCGGGCATTTTTTGGAGTGGTTGCATATATGCGAAACCGTTTACGCGTACGATATTGAAGGTGGTGTTCTCGATATTGGCAACCGCGAATCTCTGGCCGAAGCGCGGGCGTTTTTTCAATCCAAAGATCGCTGA
- a CDS encoding cytochrome c: MKWVVVTVTVIVALVIVGALGVVYHLKTNFPKADPPYNIRVSRTPEQIARGRYLANHVTVCLECHSTRDWAHYSAPPLPGTEGKGGEVFPETAGFPGTLIAPNITPAALGDWTDGEIIRAFTSGVNKNGDPLFPLMPYRAYRNLMPADIDAIVAYVRTLSPIDHIPPRSKLNFPMNLLVRTMPEPYKLPKPFDRSDPVAYGKYLATIAGCATCHTPHNQQRQPVEDMQFAGGFQFRLPSGKTVQSANITPDTETGIGHWKKEYFIGRFRQFAGENAKHILLQNGMNSVMPWTMYAGMTDEDLSAIYDYLQTVAPIRNAVERFVE, encoded by the coding sequence ATGAAGTGGGTGGTCGTGACTGTAACTGTTATAGTGGCACTCGTAATTGTGGGTGCGCTGGGCGTTGTCTACCATCTGAAAACCAATTTTCCCAAAGCAGACCCGCCTTATAATATTCGCGTGTCGAGAACGCCCGAACAAATCGCACGGGGACGTTATTTAGCCAATCACGTCACGGTATGTCTCGAATGCCATTCAACGCGGGATTGGGCGCATTATTCTGCGCCACCGCTACCGGGCACCGAGGGCAAAGGCGGCGAGGTATTTCCGGAAACAGCGGGATTTCCAGGCACCTTGATCGCCCCCAATATTACACCGGCAGCTCTGGGAGATTGGACAGATGGCGAAATCATTCGGGCTTTTACCAGCGGCGTAAATAAAAACGGCGATCCGCTTTTTCCACTGATGCCCTATCGCGCATATCGAAATCTCATGCCAGCAGATATTGACGCCATTGTCGCTTATGTGCGTACCCTATCTCCCATTGACCATATCCCACCGCGGTCCAAATTGAATTTTCCCATGAACCTGCTTGTACGCACAATGCCAGAACCCTATAAACTCCCCAAGCCGTTTGATCGTTCAGATCCCGTTGCTTATGGCAAGTATTTGGCGACCATTGCCGGATGTGCCACTTGCCATACGCCTCATAATCAACAGAGGCAGCCAGTTGAAGACATGCAATTCGCCGGAGGATTTCAATTTCGATTGCCCAGTGGCAAAACCGTGCAATCGGCCAATATTACACCCGACACAGAAACGGGAATTGGGCATTGGAAAAAAGAGTACTTCATCGGGCGTTTCAGACAATTTGCCGGGGAAAACGCAAAACACATACTATTGCAGAATGGCATGAACAGCGTAATGCCCTGGACGATGTACGCGGGCATGACAGACGAAGACCTCAGCGCCATCTACGACTATCTGCAAACCGTCGCGCCGATCCGAAATGCCGTCGAACGGTTTGTGGAATAA